A part of Jaculus jaculus isolate mJacJac1 chromosome 17, mJacJac1.mat.Y.cur, whole genome shotgun sequence genomic DNA contains:
- the Hhatl gene encoding protein-cysteine N-palmitoyltransferase HHAT-like protein yields MGVKTALPVPELGLYSLVLSGALAYAGQGLLEASQDGARRKTFRESVRPGWDYLGRKMDVADFEWVMWFTSFRNIIIFALSGHVLFAKLCTMVAPQLRSWMYTVYGALAVVGTMGPWYLLLLLGHCVGLYVASLLGQPWLCLSLGLASLASFKMDPLISWQSGFVTGTFDLQDVLFHGGCSFTVLRCTSFALERCAHPDRRYSLTDLLKYNFYLPFFFFGPIMTFDRFHAQVSQVEPVRQEGELWHIRVQAGLSVVAIVAVDIFFHFFYILTIPNDLKFASRLPDSALAGLAYSNLVYDWVKAAVLFGVVNTVARLDHLDPPQPPKCITALYVFGETHFDRGINDWLCKYVYDHIGGDHTAVIPELGASVATFVVTTLWLGPCDIVYLWSVLNCFGLNFELWVQKLAECEPLAQVEAWMSEQMSRRVRALFGAVNFWAIIMYNLVSLNSLEFTELVAQRLILTGFPQTTLAVLFVTYCGVQLVKERERTLALEEEEGSDKEKPE; encoded by the exons ATGGGTGTCAAGACTGCATTGCCTGTGCCTGAGCTGGGCCTGTACTCCCTGGTGCTGAGTGGGGCCCTGGCCTACGCTGGCCAAGGACTCTTGGAGGCATCACAAG ATGGGGCCCGCAGGAAGACCTTTCGGGAGTCTGTGCGACCCGGCTGGGATTACCTGGGCAGGAAGATG GATGTGGCTGACTTCGAATGGGTGATGTGGTTCACCAGCTTCCGCAACATCATTATCTTTGCCCTCTCAGGGCATGTGCTGTTTGCTAAGCTCTGCACAATGGTGGCCCCTCAG CTCCGCTCCTGGATGTATACCGTGTATGGAGCCCTGGCCGTGGTGGGCACAATGGGCCCATGgtacctgctgctgctgctcggcCACTGTGTGGGTCTTTATGTGGCTTCACTCTTGGGCCAGCCCTGGCTCTGTCTCAGCCTTGGTCTGGCCAGCCTGGCCTCTTTCAAGATGGACCCCCTAATATCTTGGCAG agCGGGTTTGTAACCGGCACTTTTGATCTTCAAGACGTGCTGTTTCACGGGGGCTGCAGCTTCACGGTGCTTCGGTGCACCAGCTTTGCACTGGAGAGATGCGCCCACCCTGACCGCCGCTACTCCCTGACAGACCTGCTCAAGTACAACTTCTACCTGCCCTTCTTCTTCTTCGGGCCCATTATGACCTTCGATCGCTTCCATGCTCAG GTGAGCCAAGTGGAGCCAGTGAGGCAAGAGGGCGAGCTGTGGCACATCCGGGTCCAGGCAGGCCTCAGTGTGGTGGCCATCGTGGCTGTGGACATCTTCTTCCACTTCTTCTACATCCTCACCATCCCCAATGACCTCAAGTTTGCCAGCCGCCTCCCCGACAGCGCCCTTG CTGGTCTGGCCTATTCAAACCTTGTGTATGACTGGGTGAAGGCGGCTGTCCTCTTTGGAGTTGTCAACACCGTGGCTCGTCTGGACCACCTggacccacctcagcctcccaagtgtatCACTGCGCTCTATGTCTTTGGAGAAAC GCACTTTGACCGCGGCATCAATGactggctttgcaa ATACGTGTACGACCACATTGGTGGGGATCACACTGCAGTGATCCCAGAGCTGGGGGCCTCAGTGGCTACATTTGTTGTCACCACTCTGTGGCTTGGGCCTTGTGACATTGTCTACCTGTGGTCAGTCCTCAACTGCTTTGGCCTCAACTTTGAGCTCTGGGTACAGAAGCTGGCAGAATGTGAGCCTCTGGCACAAGTGGAG GCCTGGATGTCAGAGCAGATGTCTCGAAGGGTCCGGGCCCTCTTTGGGGCTGTAAACTTTTGGGCCATCATCATGTACAACCTTGTAAGCCTGAACAGCCTCGAGTTCACAGAGCTGGTCGCCCAACGCCTGATACTGACAG GATTCCCCCAGACCACACTGGCCGTCCTGTTTGTCACCTACTGCGGTGTCCAGCTCGTGAAGGAGCGCGAGCGAACCCTGGcgctggaggaggaagagggatcGGACAAGGAGAAGCCAGAGtag